In Cytobacillus oceanisediminis, the following proteins share a genomic window:
- a CDS encoding MFS transporter, producing MNTKKALPLLFAVMFLVMVGFGIIIPVIPFYAEELGASPTELGLLMAVYSLMQLLFAPMWGRVSDKIGRKPVIMIGIFGLGLSFFMMALSTELWMLFAARIIGGFLSSANMPTVMAYVADITSEEDRGKGMGIIGAAVGLGFIFGPAIGGIFSRESLNIPFYAAGTSSFITFFLVMLVLKESLSPEQRSQGTAKRPGLLTALSGNTGILFILQLFVSLSLAGLEATFAYFAADKAGLGTVELGYIFMIMGFGGALVQGGLVGRMTKKYGEGAVIQLGIIISAIGFGLILLVDSFTTAAIFLTVFGIGNGFIRPSVSSLLTKTSQTGHGSTTGLLSSFDSLGRIIGPPLGGWLFTMSIGAPYISGILLSGLAFVLYRVYSAKVNRTQSITS from the coding sequence TTTTATGCGGAAGAATTAGGGGCCTCACCCACTGAACTGGGCCTATTAATGGCTGTTTATTCGTTGATGCAGCTGCTGTTTGCGCCTATGTGGGGGCGTGTTTCCGATAAAATCGGACGCAAACCGGTCATTATGATCGGCATTTTTGGCCTTGGCCTGTCTTTTTTCATGATGGCCTTATCCACTGAGCTTTGGATGCTGTTTGCTGCCAGAATCATCGGCGGCTTCCTGTCTTCTGCCAATATGCCGACAGTCATGGCTTATGTTGCAGATATTACATCTGAAGAAGACCGCGGAAAAGGGATGGGGATCATTGGAGCTGCAGTGGGCTTGGGGTTTATTTTTGGGCCGGCAATCGGCGGCATCTTTTCCCGGGAAAGTTTGAACATTCCTTTCTACGCGGCAGGAACATCTTCGTTTATTACTTTTTTTCTTGTCATGCTTGTGCTGAAAGAATCCCTTTCACCAGAGCAGCGCAGTCAGGGAACTGCTAAGCGTCCAGGACTTTTAACAGCCTTAAGCGGGAACACTGGAATTTTGTTTATTCTTCAGCTATTTGTTTCGTTGTCACTGGCAGGTCTGGAAGCAACCTTTGCGTATTTTGCAGCTGACAAGGCTGGCCTTGGCACAGTGGAGCTTGGCTATATCTTTATGATTATGGGATTTGGAGGCGCCCTTGTGCAGGGCGGTTTGGTAGGAAGAATGACGAAAAAGTATGGAGAAGGAGCTGTGATTCAGCTAGGGATCATCATCTCCGCCATTGGCTTTGGACTTATTCTCCTTGTCGACAGTTTTACCACAGCAGCGATTTTCTTAACAGTATTCGGCATCGGAAATGGGTTTATCCGCCCAAGCGTGTCTTCCCTGCTGACAAAGACATCTCAGACTGGACACGGCAGCACGACCGGCCTGCTGTCATCATTTGACTCCCTGGGACGCATTATCGGGCCCCCGCTTGGCGGTTGGCTTTTTACCATGAGCATCGGTGCCCCATACATCTCGGGAATCCTGCTTTCCGGATTGGCATTCGTGTTGTATCGTGTTTATTCTGCCAAGGTAAACAGAACCCAATCAATTACATCTTAA
- a CDS encoding class I SAM-dependent methyltransferase translates to MANLWEEKFSTEGYLYGEEPNEFIREHAWRLEGHKRVAALAEGEGRNAVFLARQGHEVTAWDYTQSGLMKTQQLAERHHVRVETGQKDLIHDPVPSGEYDASIMVFGHFLKKDQKTVFDKLVSVVKPGGIVMLEVYSEDQLLYGTGGPKSVDMVYDPADLLQWIKSYKVLHFFYGEQERVEGKGHTGTGHVIQAILQK, encoded by the coding sequence TTGGCAAATCTATGGGAAGAAAAGTTCTCCACAGAAGGATACTTATATGGCGAAGAGCCAAATGAATTTATCAGAGAGCATGCGTGGCGGCTTGAGGGGCACAAACGAGTTGCTGCTTTGGCCGAGGGTGAGGGCCGAAATGCTGTATTCCTTGCCAGGCAGGGGCATGAGGTAACCGCATGGGATTATACACAAAGCGGGTTAATGAAAACACAGCAGCTGGCTGAACGCCACCATGTCAGAGTAGAAACTGGGCAGAAGGATCTCATTCATGATCCTGTTCCATCGGGGGAGTATGATGCTTCGATTATGGTTTTCGGGCATTTTCTGAAAAAAGATCAAAAGACTGTTTTCGATAAGCTGGTTTCCGTTGTAAAGCCGGGTGGAATCGTCATGCTTGAAGTCTATTCGGAGGATCAGCTCCTCTATGGAACAGGCGGACCGAAAAGTGTTGATATGGTGTATGATCCCGCAGATCTTCTCCAATGGATTAAGAGCTATAAAGTCCTTCATTTCTTTTATGGCGAACAGGAGAGAGTTGAAGGAAAAGGCCATACAGGTACGGGGCATGTGATTCAGGCTATATTGCAGAAATAG